A window from Osmia lignaria lignaria isolate PbOS001 chromosome 8, iyOsmLign1, whole genome shotgun sequence encodes these proteins:
- the LOC117606639 gene encoding calcineurin-binding protein cabin-1 isoform X2 — MIKISALNEESSEESEEEDVPTITKEAQEQIALTEYNKALELLKENKQEDALNIFKDLLETELLDEVEKPEIPDGRSRPMLSLKYSCFKNIGAIQATLENYDAAIENYWEAANLDGTDVTLWYRIGMLAMKISNLELACSSFKQGLKCNSNHWPCLDNMITALYAVPDYMNCLLYISMALERDPNYVKGLAFREKIFKDIPCLEECYKLYNSDWQLDPPLYTEYDRVIGEKLIREAQEVAGKWVEACKAEFTAKPLPELTLRKPIKSYTWVDLGECLLDMHKYITENDLSFVSRINLAVQNFEESPKSNAEGDIQENNNVNTDTEVSQSAVVKKENDVDKLIRMDIDEANSPFEISDDNQVYGGTDTMMDIDPEDDKKSSSSDVQIIEDDDPLRISDTDAAEEQNQLKNDLEEQGNFEEDENGDKMMDDAYNSENRIQNDNASDKDSNKSNDKEYEKDSKKTDKDQCKGDEKSNDKIEEKDKVQKVKKRRRSALCFLQQWAWSCNSMRRSARVRSSNRREAERDDVQLEETLRRIFPSTLLPDTVKLTKDDPSKNMDDSMDTMELYQLFANQENNSNIAETFKSSDSSKSPSPDTSRQQHYFGTESEAADVNLFINQHSGKSNLMIIIARYTEFLCTKWNQEWPKGMSDVYLQAYTFMREHIPHPSSFEEDIDDDVLKLDTEMTLLFGELHTDRWLNNKPDILPSSTLDKLGTGLPSEELGHIIFTSVRRDILNEENMFILLRVLWLKANVFLCQGDTDIVIDSLELLSKHMKELEKQNQNVYLKLPNCKHNCQISIKIVEKKLKSIQRGQKLGEIQHLYDEKKYAELAYVLQDTFKFAKQGNKLLSVNDNIVDRVQQLSMLLDSLWQLQQYEECYVWAEACLNESWQNYLNTADEAEQKKWTSSVLMALEKLESCTIEVSTFVVKYLPETRLSRLVQNLVHIVCHQLDVSETTVEMPLETVLPWILLHYVLQYKEDKERAKAESSYKNKHSSNYSESDDEDEGVPASITILFIAHNFIGRHSWCCYNEAKLLFFTLSLVIPKLEAPQFSSIKGKVSKYLEQIFYCLYGHCNKVNKGRPKHIEDHGVPQMKMTWEGAQLLFDFYKPKQIPEFYSPRSLTISADTEELFKRIIKLIPPESNPNQVIDEMMAYIMGERKTMVTVKKPLPHSMSTIYYLLGDFYFKNCKWSAAIRYYLLDLCFHPSRLSSWTGLAMSSGTVIETWLNSNEDKLLAKAKMTQSSYQHAVELDSCNHIIWTEYGTFAYVVHSFCSRLLKQETDTLSMERFEVLETRKEEMLEIAHLCFQSCAHLFIGDKDGVIPHDERWLYQYMLGKIAEKKNQDPPIFLEHYAKASELLYHNHAQYPRRISHKGPQHLSVEALEVHYRIHASVLKYLEQHEGKPLKKSLGQVLQLHLEKSAQGPFMEHNSKVNEKSKEDNLFGSNKGSGKEMEVSGETERNVVAISQRSNSIEEIEIVDGTTKGFSHRVEQMKTETRKRSPSELPQDDVKKIKLGNVSHLQLMQDVVALIDDVITKVCDMVLQKEKSDDIMVLSSDESNESKSQKKKAKRNVEKTKSRAKSDESKKSSMKMNNVFETEKSENVQDLMDALMKQAMEISQETRQSTPEDEDTRKFDGKWLQSEDLQLTSKDSKEKPSDKKKLLKEEMTISRRGSQESTTTTQTTTTTETNNSSSSSSDESSSSDDSSDSDSSSDTDSDSVESDNEKKKKETNFAQKEETMTEEEVATLIAYCLAGLEQCILRFSEHYKSFYRLSHFFFNNKTAKDITKCRNLLLDTYNCQFYRGENFQGLFSDRKSTNFFSGVWHIPNREVDRPGSFAFHMSRCVTLLMQVLKETNDGRMLMQLSVQLGKIPESDKKYLRDSEREQLSCQALTLCLQSLRTKVQLMGASTSDAPSNKNTDARTQVLLDTYWVYQRALKSYHTKEQTIQTLASLLVDTYKTYIGNKNLEGNVLEIATKYCNDYNCNRKLLNKFFCNLDKPLPDTQPQPQATSPVPVIASQPQVTSTSPQSSQNRKPYRSGLTTTGRPRGRPPNVNKYLPTMQHGNPMNQFNPKANFPNYMGASGNRSLMNPYFMHPLVDPNILSALLSTGLSSSMMDPLSAMNYLNQMGNYQDIFRQYTNNLSSLSNLTSGLSSAIATAPNISNVSTMSTSTSNMNAAPNMSLNNLNNLTVQQLLSLSNSTATTVRSSPMYQQAATAITTTTASITKDRPSISITPVNTAPAKSKPSKQSPQSEPLPVQLPKSLQISPPSKPVLQPPTTQVSLLKPSILQHVKTSPPKQMSAPQIRVSKSLTEPQPAHNPSLSHSPLKSNTGTNPTTVPQVAHSTMGPSMTMKQTLPMNVPSSGTSLQHKLLSKKNSQRSYAQASVQNPARKTKPKTMPALSGNFSNMLNAIPGNSSMPQPPYIPPELSGISVSAVNPQTGLKGPAAKYSGYKKPSVKTKPTLPTDAASLPTAYSQGNSAEALSMLSQLKQHSHLEIIPQQKTHMKPSMEYTKSLSSGVTVVPQKVSETLRSNTDCMTIYDLPRVKSSSVTGKKGEKGANDSVEIITLDD, encoded by the exons atgattaaaatatcaGCGTTAAACGAGGAATCCAGCGAAGAAAGTGAAGAAGAGGATGTACCAACGATTACAAAAGAAGCTCAA GAACAGATAGCTCTTACAGAATACAATAAAGCATTAGAGCTGTTGAAAGAAAACAAGCAAGAAGATGCGTTGAATATTTTTAAGGATCTTTTAGAAACTGAATTATTGGACGAAGTTGAAAAACCAGAAATACCCGATGGCAGATCTAGGCCGATGTTATCATTAAAATATTCCTGCTTCAAAAATATTGGCGCCATACAGGCTACATTAGAAAACTACGATGCAGCCATAGAAAATTATTGGGAGGCTGCTAACTTAGATGGTACTGATGTAACGTTATGGTATAGAATAGGCATGTTAGCaatgaaaatttccaatttaGAACTAGCATGTTCATCGTTCAAACAAGGCTTGAAGTGTAATTCTAATCATTGGCCCTGTTTGGATAACATGATAACTGCCTTGTACGCGGTTCCTGACTACATGAACtgtcttttatatatttctatggCTCTAGAGCGCGATCCCAATTATGTGAAAGGTTTGGCTTTTCGTGAAAAGATATTTAAAGACATTCCATGCCTCGAAGAGTGCTATAAATTGTACAACAGCGATTGGCAATTAGATCCGCCGCTGTATACCGAATACGACCGTGTAATTGGGGAAAAATTAATAAGAGAAGCGCAAGAAGTAGCAGGGAAGTGGGTGGAAGCTTGCAAAGCAGAATTCACAGCGAAACCATTACCAGAGCTGACGCTAAGAAAGCCCATAAAAAGTTACACCTGGGTAGATTTAGGAGAATGTTTACTGGACATGCATAAATACATAACCGAGAATGATTTAAGTTTTGTCAGTAGGATTAATTTGGCGGTTCAAAATTTTGAAGAATCACCCAAGAGTAATGCAGAGGGTGATATCCAAgagaataataatgtaaatactGATACGGAAGTATCCCAAAGTGCTgttgtaaagaaagaaaatgacgtTGACAAATTAATAAGAATGGACATAGACGAAGCTAACTCTCCTTTTGAAATATCTGACGACAATCAAGTATACGGTGGTACTGACACTATGATGGATATAGATCCAGAAGATGATAAAAAATCGTCTTCCTCAGATGTACAGATAATAGAAGATGATGATCCCTTGAGGATTTCAGACACGGATGCTGCTGAAGAACAGAATCAGCTGAAGAATGATTTGGAGGAGCAAGGTAATTTTGAGGAGGATGAAAATGGAGATAAAATGATGGACGATGCTTATAACAGTGAGAACAGGATACAGAATGACAATGCTAGTGATAAGGATAGTAATAAATCCAACGATAAAGAATATGAAAAAGATTCAAAGAAGACAGACAAGGATCAATGCAAAGGGGATGAAAAATCAAATGATAAAATTGAGGAAAAGGATAAAGTACAAAAAGTGAAGAAACGACGCAGAAGTGCCCTGTGCTTTCTACAGCAGTGGGCTTGGAGTTGCAATAGTATGAGACGTTCAGCAAGAGTGAGAAGTTCAAACAGAAGGGAAGCTGAGAGAGACGATGTCCAATTAGAGGAGACTCTTAGAAGAATATTTCCTAGTACATTATT ACCAGACACAGTAAAACTGACCAAAGATGATCCTTCAAAAAATATGGATGATTCTATGGACACGATGGAGTTGTACCAACTATTTGCTAATCAAGAAAACAACAGTAACATTGCAGAAACGTTTAAAAGTTCGGACAGTTCGAAATCACCAAGTCCTGATACAAG tCGACAACAGCATTACTTTGGGACAGAATCAGAAGCAGCAGACGTAaacttgtttattaatcaaCACAGtggtaaaagtaatttaatgatTATCATAGCAAGGTATACAGAATTTTTGTGTACTAAATGGAATCAAGAATGGCCAAAAGGAATGTCAGACGTATATTTGCAGGCGTATACATTTATGAG GGAGCACATTCCGCATCCGTCATCGTTCGAGGAGGATATAGATGACGATGTCTTGAAATTAGATACCGAAATGACTTTATTATTTGGTGAGCTTCATACAGACAGATGGTTAAATAATAAACCGGATATCTTACCTTCCTCGAC ATTAGATAAGCTCGGTACAGGATTACCATCGGAGGAATTAGggcatatcatttttactaGCGTTAGAAGGGATATTTTAAACgaagaaaatatgtttattttattaagagTTTTGTGGCTCAAAGCCAATGTCTTTCTGTGTCAGGGGGATACAGACATTGTCATTGACTCTTTAGAATTG TTATCGAAACATATGAAGGAATTAgaaaaacaaaatcaaaatGTTTACCTAAAACTGCCCAATTGTAAACACAATTGTCAAATCAGTATTAAAATAGTAGAGAAGAAGCTTAAGTCTATTCAAAGGGGGCAGAAATTAGGAGAGATACAACATTTGTACGACGAGAAGAAGTACGCGGAGCTCGCCTATGTACTACAGGATACATTTAAATTTGCAAAGCAAGGAAACAAATTATTGTCCGTGAACGATAACATCGTCGATAGGGTGCAACAGTTGTCTATGCTATTGGACAGTTTATGGCAACTACAGCAGTACGAAGAATGTTACGTATGGGCGGAAGCCTGTCTGAACGAGTCATGGCAAAATTACTTGAACACCGCCGACGAGGCTGAACAAAAGAAATGGACCAGTTCAGTTTTAATGGCGCTTGAAAAACTGGAGTCTTGCACGATCGAAGTCAGCACTTTCGTCGTCAAGTATCTACCAGAGACGCGTCTCTCGAGATTGGtacaaaatttagttcacatcgTTTGCCATCAGTTGGACGTTTCAGAAACCACCGTCGAAATGCCGCTGGAAACCGTTCTCCCTTGGATCCTGTTGCATTACGTTCTCCAGTACAAAGAAGACAAGGAAAGAGCAAAGGCTGAATCGTCGTACAAAAATAAGCATAGCTCTAATTATTCGGAATCGGACGACGAGGACGAAGGTGTCCCAGCGtccattacaattttatttattgcccATAATTTTATAGGTAGACATTCGTGGTGCTGTTACAACGAGGCTAAACTTCTGTTCTTCACCTTGAGCCTGGTTATCCCGAAACTGGAGGCACCTCAGTTCTCCAGCATCAAGGGTAAAGTTTCTAAATACCTggaacaaatattttattgccTCTATGGTCACTGCAACAAAGTGAACAAAGGTCGACCGAAGCACATAGAAGATCACGGGGTGCCTCAGATGAAAATGACCTGGGAAGGGGCTCAATTATTGTTCGATTTCTATAAACCCAAACAGATACCCGAGTTTTATTCGCCCAGATCTTTAACCATCAGCGCGGACACGGAGGAGTTGTTTAAACGGATCATAAAATTGATCCCTCCGGAGAGCAATCCGAATCAGGTTATCGATGAGATGATGGCTTATATAATGGGCGAACGGAAAACAATGGTAACGGTTAAGAAACCTTTGCCTCATTCCATGTCTACCATCTATTACTTGTTaggagatttttattttaaaaattgcaaatggaGCGCCGCGATTCGCTATTATTTATTGGACTTGTGTTTCCATCCGTCGAGATTAAGCTCGTGGACCGGATTGGCGATGTCATCGGGCACTGTAATTGAAACTTGGTTGAACAG CAACGAGGATAAACTTTTGGCGAAGGCGAAGATGACACAATCGAGTTATCAGCACGCCGTTGAACTGGACTCTTGCAATCATATCATTTGGACCGAGTATGGAACGTTCGCGTACGTCGTTCATTCGTTTTGCTCGCGATTATTAAAGCAGGAAACGGACACCTTGAGCATGGAACGATTCGAGGTACTGGAAACTAGGAAGGAAGAAATGTTGGAGATTGCTCATCTGTGTTTCCAATCCTGTGCGCATTTATTTATCGGCGACAAAGACGGGGTAATACCGCACGATGAGAGATGGCTTTATCAGTATATGCTTGGGAAAATTGCTGAAAAGAAGAATCAAGATCCTCCTATATTTTTAGAACATTATGCAAAG GCCAGCGAGTTGTTGTATCATAACCATGCACAATATCCGCGTAGAATAAGTCACAAGGGTCCACAGCATCTTTCAGTCGAGGCACTGGAAGTGCATTATCGAATCCATGCAAGTGTATTAAAGTATCTTGAGCAGCACGAAGGTAAACCATTGAAGAAATCTTTGGGACAGGTGCTTCAGTTGCATCTCGAGAAATCAGCCCAGGGGCCTTTCATGGAGCATAATTCAAAAGTAAATGAGAAGAGTAAAGAGGATAATCTCTTTGGCAGTAACAAAGGTTCAGGGAAAGAAATGGAGGTTTCAGGGGAAACGGAGAGGAACGTTGTCGCTATTAGTCAGCGTTCGAACAGCATCGAGGAAATCGAGATCGTGGATGGAACGACCAAAGGGTTCAGTCATCGCGTTGAGCAAATGAAAACAGAAACACGTAAAAGATCACCGTCGGAGCTGCCGCAGGACGacgtgaagaaaataaaattaggcaATGTATCTCATTTGCAATTGATGCAAGACGTCGTCGCTTTGATCGACGACGTGATTACAAAAGTTTGCGACATGgttttgcaaaaagaaaaatccgACGACATCATGGTGTTGTCGAGCGACGAGAGCAATGAATCAAAGTcgcagaaaaagaaagcgaAGAGAAACGTTGAGAAAACGAAATCCCGAGCGAAGTCCGACGAGAGCAAGAAGAGCTCGATGAAAATGAACAACGTATTCGAAACCGAGAAGTCTGAAAATGTTCAGGATTTAATGGACGCGTTAATGAAACAAGCGATGGAAATTAGTCAGGAAACGCGTCAGTCTACGCCCGAGGACGAGGATACTAGAAAGTTTGATGGAAAATGGCTGCAAAGCGAGGATTTACAATTAACTAGCAAAGATTCGAAAGAGAAACCCAGCGATAAGAAGAAACTGCTGAAAGAAGAGATGACGATAAGCAGGAGGGGCTCTCAAGAAAGTACAACGACTACCCAAACGACTACAACAACCGAGACGAATAATTCAAGTTCCAGTAGCAGCGACGAATCGAGCAGCAGCGACGACAGTTCTGACAGCGACAGTTCCAGCGATACTGACAGCGATTCTGTTGAAAGTGacaatgaaaagaagaagaaagagactaATTTTGCACAGAAGGAAGAGACTATGACCGAGGAAGAAGTTGCTACTTTAATAGCATACTGTTTAGCTGGCCTAGAACAATGCATTTTAAGATTTTCCGAGCATTACAAATCTTTTTATAGGTTATCGCACTTCTTCTTCAATAACAAAACTGCCAAGGATATAACGAAATGCAGGAATCTGTTACTGGACACCTACAATTGTCAATTTTACCGGGGCGAAAATTTTCAAGGACTGTTTTCTGACAGGAAAAGCACTAATTTTTTTAGC GGTGTTTGGCACATACCAAACAGAGAAGTCGACAGGCCAGGAAGTTTTGCATTTCACATGTCAAGATGCGTGACATTATTAATGCAAGTACTTAAGGAAACAAACGACGGTCGAATGTTAATGCAATTAAGCGTGCAACTTGGAAAAATACCAGAATCAGacaa GAAATATTTACGTGACTCGGAAAGGGAACAACTGTCCTGTCAAGCGCTAACTCTCTGTTTGCAATCTCTTAGAACAAAAGTTCAATTAATGGGAGCAAGTACTTCTGACGCTCCTTCTAATAAGAATACAGATGCCAGAACTCAAGTGCTTCTTGACACTTATTGGGTATATCAAAGAGCCTTGAAAAGTTATCATACTAAAGAGCAAACAATACAAACACTGGCTTCTTTATTGGTGGATACATATAAGACATATATTGGTAATAAA AATTTGGAAGGGAACGTTTTGGAGATTGCAACAAAATACTGTAATGATTATAACTGCAATAGAAAACTGTTGAACAAGTTCTTCTGTAATCTGGATAAACCTCTACCAGATACTCAGCCACAGCCTCAAGCAACATCCCCAGTTCCT GTGATCGCGTCTCAGCCGCAGGTGACTTCAACATCACCTCAGTCGTCCCAAAATCGCAAACCTTACAGAAGTGGCTTAACGACCACCGGTCGGCCACGAGGACGGCCTCCCAATGTCAACAAGTATCTACCAACCATGCAGCACGGTAACCCGATGAATCAGTTTAACCCAAAAGCTAACTTCCCCAATTACATGGGGGCGTCGGGGAACCGTTCACTAATGAATCCTTACTTCATGCATCCGTTGGTGGACCCGAATATACTGTCCGCTTTATTATCCACCGGTTTAAGCAGCAGCATGATGGATCCTTTGTCAGCTATGAATTACCTGAACCAAATGGGAAATTATCAGGACATTTTTAGGCAGTACACGAACAATCTCTCTTCCCTCTCAAATTTAACCAGTGGATTGAGCAGCGCGATTGCCACCGCGCCTAACATCAGCAACGTATCTACAATGAGCACGTCAACTTCCAACATGAACGCTGCTCCCAACATGAGTCTGAACAACTTGAACAACTTGACGGTTCAACAGCTGTTAAGTTTAAGCAATTCTACAGCGACGACTGTGCGTTCCTCGCCCATGTATCAGCAAGCGGCTACCGCGATAACCACGACCACCGCGTCGATAACTAAAGACAGACCCAGCATATCGATAACTCCGGTGAACACGGCGCCTGCGAAGAGCAAACCGTCGAAGCAGAGCCCGCAGAGCGAACCTCTGCCGGTTCAGCTACCGAAATCCTTGCAAATATCGCCGCCCTCGAAGCCGGTCCTGCAACCGCCGACCACTCAGGTGTCCCTTCTGAAACCGTCCATACTTCAGCACGTCAAGACCAGTCCGCCGAAACAGATGAGCGCGCCGCAAATCAGGGTATCGAAATCGCTGACGGAGCCCCAGCCCGCCCACAATCCATCCCTGTCTCATTCTCCTCTGAAGAGCAACACCGGGACGAATCCAACGACGGTGCCCCAAGTGGCTCATTCAACAATGGGCCCGTCGATGACCATGAAGCAGACGCTGCCTATGAACGTGCCCAGTTCGGGGACCTCGTTGCAGCATAAACTGCTGTCGAAGAAGAACTCGCAGAGGTCTTACGCTCAGGCAAGCGTGCAGAATCCGGCGAGGAAAACGAAACCAAAAACGATGCCCGCGTTGTCCGGCAACTTCTCTAATATGTTAAACGCGATTCCTGGTAATTCTTCTATGCCGCAGCCACCTTATATACCTCCGGAATTAAGCGGAATATCTGTGAGCGCTGTGAATCCTCAAACTGGTTTGAAAGGTCCTGCCGCAAAGTATTCGGGTTACAAGAAGCCGTCGGTAAAAACGAAACCTACCTTACCGACGGATGCCGCTTCTTTACCGACGGCGTATTCTCAAGGGAATTCAGCCGAGGCTCTGTCCATGCTTTCGCAATTGAAGCAACACTCGCATTTAGAAATCATACCCCAGCAGAAGACTCATATGAAACCGAGTATGGAATATACGAAGAGCTTGTCTTCGGGTGTAACCGTGGTACCGCAAAAGGTGTCGGAGACACTAAGGTCGAATACGGATTGTATGACTATATACGATTTACCCAGAGTTAAGTCGAGCAGCGTTACCGgcaaaaaaggagagaaaggcGCCAACGATAGCGTTGAAATTATTACGTTAGACGATTGA